The Sorex araneus isolate mSorAra2 chromosome 9, mSorAra2.pri, whole genome shotgun sequence genomic interval ATgatggggaaagagaaggaagcagaCATTTGGATGGAACAAAATTTCCCCTAATGTGATAGTGGTTGAACATGGAATTCAGGGTTCCATCCTTTCTGTCTCTGGGGAGCTCTGCTGGTTTGGAaaatcttgtatcacttgtcgtcccgttgatcttcagtttgatcgagcgggcgccagtaacgtcgccatttgtccctgtagcgtgctagtgcagcccaatgatatctgcttgctccagaaataggaagagccttaaatcgttcattcagggatttgacgaagaaatctgaccatctagttggtgggcagccacgcggtcttctgatgtcccgtggaatccagtcagtaatagctctagtccagcggtcatctctgaattgcattacatgaccggcccatctgatttttgatgccttggcaaaaaagacagcatccctgattcttgaccgtcaatggaggtcagaactccggattccttctctcacttgagtgagacgtgatactcctagcatagctctttagattcctctttgggatacccgaatagtgttctcatactgtttgcgaagggcccaggtctctgaggcatatgttagtgcaggaagaacggtggaatcaaaaagatgtgcccagagtcagaggttcttcgtcctcttaaccacttctttgacactcttgaaggcattccacgctgctctcttcctcctgcgcagttctggcatcaagttgttcctcatgttgagtactcgacccaggtacacatagctgctgcattcggagatgttcattccattgagagcagatggagcttcagagactagttcatttttcataagcatcgtcttgttaagattcagctgcaatccaacctttccacacttgtggtcgaagtcggccagcatttgtgccacttggctaatgtttggcattatgagaacaatgtcatcagcgaagcggaggtggtgtaattgccgaccgtctatcttcactcccattccttccaatttCTATAAAGCTAAAGAAAATCTAGGTGTCACTTACCAACATTTAAGGAGTACAAGGTCTCCAAGAAAATTTTGGAGACTAAAAATCGCTGCTGAGGCtataaagatagtacaggagttaaggctcttgcctgagTGTAACTGAGCCCCTTGTGACCCAAAGCACTGCTAAGAGAGAACAGAATGCCATCGACAAGGTTTTCCAGCATCTCTGCAGCCCAAGAGGCCAGAGAAGGTCCCTAGAGCTCTAGGTTATGAGCCTCTTTCCCTGAAGTAGCGTGCGGGATCGTCTCCTCTTACATAAGAGTTCCGTGAGGCAAGAGCTTCGTCACTTTTTATCCTTTCCCCCCTCGAAACCCACCTGGCTTAGCACTACACTTGGGATCTTTAGATGAGTGTCTCCATCAAGCAAGTTCTACACAGAacccacattttaatttttctgcctaTTCCATTAAGCACTGTCTCTAATGGGTTCTACCAAAACTGAGTTTGCTCATCAGTAGCTCTGGCATttaaaagcacaaaacaaaacaaaaactaatgggACTTCCCAGAAAAGCAATCCTATTTGTAGATGTCCTGGAGgctttttggatttctgtgtctgTTTGTTCCTGTGTGTGCTTacgtgcatgcttgtgtgtgtgtgtgtgtgttactattATTAAACTGATGGAAGTTCAAAGTTTGCTAAATGCTTCACTCCTTGTTCTTGTGACTTCAGAAGCAAACACTGATTCGTTTAGATGAGCTTCTGGACATTCTTGCAAAAAAACAGATGGTTCCATGGTTTTTTCCTAATCCAAAGTACATTAGTCTAATAACATATTAGATGGTACAATACCGCCACCTAAGGGGCAAGAGGTGAATTGCAGTTATGCTCCCGATCTCTAGATGCTGCAAAACAActgtaaaaaatttaagttaaactTTGACGAACCCCGAGgcaggcaattaaaaaaaagagagacgaTTTATGGAATATATGCtataaatatggggctggagctatagcacggtgggtagggcgtttgccttacacctgaccgaccccggttcgattcctccacccctctcggagagccgggcaagctaccgagagtatctcacctgcacggcagagcctggcaagctacccgtggcatattcgatatgccaaaaacagtaacaacaagtttcataatggagacattactagtgcccactcgagcaaatcgatgagcaaagggatgacagtgctacagtgatacaataaaaaacatATTACACCATTTGTTTTCTGATTAGCAGTAGTTTAGGGACTTCGAATTGAGGATAATGAAACTGTAACTGTTTCCAGTGattttactatctctcctatCCCATAcgattaatttcttccttttcagttcatgactgaaaacaaaatatgatGGTCCTTGACACTTGTAGTAGTTCATCTCAGTGTTTTAAACATTCCCCTGGACTGTTTCATATTGGTCCCTCCACCGTGATGCAGAAGGATGTGCAGGTTAGCTCAGCCCTTCACCCCTGACTGTCTCTCCCAGGACCGGAAAAGAGAACCGTCCCAAGGGAAATAGAGTAGCTTTGAAAGGGAGCAGACTGGGGCTGTGAGATCTCCcgcttctctttctgacttcacCATATGCTTCCTCTTGGCTGGACCCGTCACTTGATGTCTCCAGGGTGTCTGTTACAGGAGAGACAGTTTTTGATGCGCCCTTCTGGCCACTACAATGCAGCACTCTGCACATCCTTTTAAACACATAAATTAAATAGCTAGTGATGGAGTAGGATTGGCCCGTATCCCAGGGCCCAGTTGGGCTGTACCGAGCCAGCCCAACACCTGGGCCCTGGCCCAGAGGTGTGGTTCTTTCACCTGTTCCCTCAGCAGTTAAAATTGGAGGCTAAGTAGTGTCTGCTCACGAGTTTTCCTAAGAATGAAAATTGATCCTTGAGAGCGGCTTTTAGAAGTGTCCAGACCTGTCGCATATGCACCTCTCTGTCCTTGTCACCATCCTCACCCCAGTCCACATTTCACGGTCTTGGGGATCCATTCAGATACTTGACTGGCTTCCTGTCCTATCTCAGAAGGAAGCTGTTTTGTTCTAGGTCAAGGACCAGTAGGGATTCCCagggagggctggggatgtgactcaataACAGGgcactgcatgtgtgaggccctgagttcgattccctgcactataggaaaaaataaaacaaaaagagaagaggctggagcaatagcaatgggtagggcatttgccttgcacatggctgacctgtgtttgattcccagcatcccatatggtcccttgagcactgccaggggtaatttctgagtgcagagccaggagtaatccctgagcatcaccagggctgataaaaaagaggaaatattagGAAAGTTCCAGTAAAGACAGTCCACCCTGCCATTTTCTTATTCTATACTTCATGCATTTTCATCGTATTCAAGTAGTTACTTCTTTGCAGGAATTTTGTAAGTCATTTGTCTATTTACAAATCTTGGCtgtctttcattttttggttggttggttggttggttggttggttggttggttttgagtcacatctggtggtgctgaggacttactccaggctctgtgcttcgggatcactcctgtcggtgctggggggcggggagggggggggcgcatATGCAGGGCTGGTCTCCAATCCACATTGGCCGCTTGCAAGGGAAGTGTCTTGACCCCTGTACTCCtgtaaatgtaattttttccttctctgtttatCAACTAAAAACAAATTACAGTGGTCATTGACATCTGTAATAGTTCATCTCAATGTCTACACATTCCCTTGAAGTGTCTTTGCTTCCTCTGGAGTTTTCAGAATAATGAATTGAACAAAAACTTTCATGTTAATTTTATGGTAATAACATGATGTCCCAGAATTACATTTCAGGAAAATCAGTGGTATTCATTTGGATAACTTTATAAGATATGTTTCTTTCTCTGTAGGTGGTTGGTCCTAGCTATTGCCATGGCCCGTTTTTATATTGAAAAAGGAACACACAAAGGTTTATATAGAAGCATTCAGAAGACACTTAAATTTTTCCAGACAGTGGCCTTGCTTGAGGTAAGTTTTCAGTGATGCTGCTTTGCTAGGTTTGGGCAAtgtatgtgaatttttttttttttttttttgctttttgggtcacacccgcaatgcccgggggttactcctggctgtgcactcaggaattactactggaggtacttgggggaccatatgggatgctgggaatggaaaccAGGTccccctgtgcaaggcaaacgccctccctgctgtgctactacTCCAGGCCTGATGTATGTGAAGCTTTACTGACTGAGTAAAATCAATCAGATTTCACTGATGACATTCCATCTCTGGTTTGCTCAGCACCAGTGTGGACAGGGGTTTATACTGTATGCCATTGATGTGTGATTTTGTTTTTCGTTTGCTTCTAGATAGTCCACTGTTTAATTGGTGAgtttttttcactttcctttttttttttttaatgtttagtgTAACTTAATTCAAGACAGTGGCTGACCTGTTTTTCTTTTGAAGGCATCGTACCGACGTCAGTGCTTGTGACTGGGGTCCAAGTGAGTTCCAGAATCTTTATGGTGTGGCTCATTACTCACAGTATAAAGCCAGTAAGTGACATGAACTTGACCTTACTTGAATCTGAAATAGCAGCATCGCTTTTGTTCAAGAAGCAGAACCCCTGTACAGAAAAACATCGGGTTTGGAGTTCAGTGTGTTGGGTCACTAATCAAGGACCTTAGCAGAATGACTTTGAAACATGAATCAAACCGAGCATACCAGCATTTTATACCCATGAGCTACTGTCCGGCGATAGTCTTCCTTATGGGTTATGTGTTGTTCGgggttacacctggaggtgctaaggCGCCATTACTAGCCTGGGCCTTCCAGAGTGCAAAGTAGCCCCTGAGGCCCTCCAGGGGTGGCCGCCCAACCacaccaacaataaataaatgaagcagtGGTAGCAGGTCCCAGCTTGTCTGCAGTAGATCAGGTGTGACAGCAAGTCAGAGGGTCCCGCTGTCCCCCGGCTCCTGTTGAGGGACTGTCCCAGGATTGGGGGTGAGTTACTGGTTGGAGTGGAACGTTCGAGTAAACAGCAGCAGCTCCCTGGCCCTCCTGAGGCCCCAGCACGTGCTTAACTGGAGTGTTACAGTGGACGTCGGCACGGTGACAGTGAAGTGCACCTCGGTCATGGCCCAGGGCAATGCCCAGGTTCCCTTCAGAGCTGCTCTGTCAACACCCCCAGGTCATGGCTTCCGGCTTCAAAGGCACTGTGGCTTTCTCTGTGACTCCGCAGATCCAGAATGAGGAGAGCGTGGTGCTTTTCCTGGTGGCGTGGACTGTGACAGAGATCACTCGCTATTCCTTCTACACATTCAGTCTCCTCGACCACTTGCCATACTTCATTAAATGGGCCAGGTGGCGGTGCCTTGCGGTTCAGTGCCTCTCACACGTGTTGCATGTGGGCTTGGTGTTGTGTGGTCGCTAACACCAGAGCATTGAAAAGTGTGTCCTGGAGCATCAGACGGTCGTGGCCTGGGTGGATCTACAGAGTGCCACCAAACTCAGAGCGTGCCCTTGGGAGGTGGTTCCTCATCCACTTGCCTTCTGCTCCTACACcgagctcttttatttatttatttatttgtttgtttatttttattgaatcactgtgaggtagagcattacaaagctcttcatgattgggtttcagtcatacagtgttctaacacccgtccttccccagtgtacatttcccagcaccagtgtccccgggttccctcccacctctccaagccacccatcaccccctcctgcctctatggcaggcagctctcttctctctctctgtctctctcgcacTGTAGgctttatagtttgcaatacagatactgaaaaattaGCATGAATATCCCTTTACGTACTTTCAGCGTTCTGAATTCTTTGACTTCTGTTTATGTCCATACAGCTCTGTCTTGCCACAGAGCTTTAATTCAAGGCTACACGCTGTTCCAGAACAGACGAACTGATTATTTAGTAGGGGAAtaacagagagaggcagagctcAAGCTgggttgtgtttgtttgtttgtttgttttgacaaCTTTAATATTTCCGCttgtatgttctttttttttttttttttttttttttttttgctttttgggtcacacccagcgatgctcaggggttactcctggctttgcactcaggaattactcctggcagtgcttgggggaccatatgggatgccggggattgaacccaggtcggccgcgtgcaaggcaaacgccctacccgctgtgctatcgctccggcccccctccgCTTGTATGTTCTTAGGCCAGAAGAGGGCAAACCTCAGCTTGTGACAGATTTATGGAGCCCAGGATATTCAGAGTTAGCCCCTTCTCTAAGATGTGattacccacccacccaccccttttTTTAACCCATGTATTCTAGATCTAGTGTAGTAATGTAGAATTTATAAATAAGTCACGAAGGAGGATCCACACTTTTTCATGttgcttctccctctcctctatgTACAAAGATAACACTGTCGTGATCAAcattttttatgcatttttatattccCTCAATTATTTTAGACATCTGTGGCTTACTATTCTgcgtagcactgtcattccgttgctcatcgatttgctcgagcgggcgggcaccagtaacgtctccattgtgagacttattgttgctgttctttttttctttcttttttaattcttttattgattcaccatgtggaaagttacaaagctttcaggttaaagtcttagttatacaatgctcaaacacccatcccttcaccatcccttcaccaaacacccattccaccaccaagaatcacgatatacctccccccttcccccacctccccagccccccaccccgcatgtgtaactggtaaatttcactttactttcactttactttgattacattcaatatttaaacaaaaaatttcactattattgatttggagtttctcccccctaaagtcgatctgctgaaaagaaagcatttggtaatttgttttccattgctgagaatgaagagatatgaggtcaggaggccgcactagcagcagcatagttttggatttctgtattttagtattttagtaactaagtccagagaaatgtctgccaggaatcacaaattgttgctgtttttggcatatcgaatacgccatgggtagcttgccaggctctgccacgcaggcgagatgcttttggtagcttgcccaggtctccgagagggcagaggaatcaaacccgggtcggctgcgtgtaaggcaatcgcctacccgctgtgctatcgctccacccccattCTGCATAGAAAAAAACCCCACACTTTCAAGCAGtgtatgggtgctgggaatggagcctAAGGAGGCCTCATACATTTCCAACATTTTTTCTGCGTCTGAACTCCATTCCCACCTAAATTatattcttgggttttttttttttttgcttggaggggccacacctggacgtGGTTGGGGCTCTTCTTGACTCCTGGAAAAGCTTGGGCGACTCCTCTGCAGGGCCGGGATCCATCCCaggattcctgtgtgcaaagcctgtgctctggccctgtgatccgtctctccagccccggcatgATATTCTGAGCCGAAGCCTACTGACTGTCTGGCCTCGGAAGGCTGCACTACCATCTCCGTGCATTTGGTTGGTTTGAGCCCTAACTGCACCCGAAAATGTGTTGACTTTTAGTGACTGGACCCCTCACGAGGAATGTAGCTGGCTTCTGATCCCAGCACACCTCTCAGTGCTATTCTGCACGACCACTGGCTTCTGACCATGCACACATTAAAAAACTAATTCATGATCGAGTCTCTTGAGATTTGCTATACTTATAAAGTGTGTTTGTGGGAGGCAATGGGCCTTAGTGCTTTTCTGCCCTTTGAAATGTTTTTGCATGTTGGGAAAGGTGCGAGAAAGTCTGCTATGGCATGTTAGAATTTTCTGTTTAGAAAACCTCTGTCAGCGACCTTAATAGTCAACAAGGCCTTTGAAGAAATTTTCAAACCTTGAAATGCACACAAGGTAGCATGTCAAACCATATGAATAATTATGCTCCACTTAAAGAATCTTAAAAGATCCCAACCATCTCTATATATTTGGCCACCCCATTATTCACCTAAAGCAGTATTTGTATTTATGTTCAAATGCTGAAACTATGATTCTCAGGTATAAAAGTTCTCCTTAGAAACACTCCTCAGTCATGAATAATTGGCCTCAAGCTATGGTTTGGGGACACTTTGATTCTATTTATGTGTTAGAAGTATTCCCAGTAAAGTCCGCCGGATCGTCATAGAAGATGATGCTATTGTCACACTGGCCTCCGTCCTATTCCAAAATATATTCCCTGCAAGGAATTTTTAGGTGACAAATAGAAAGAAGCATGCAAGCACTTGAAGAAACAtccagtcttttttattttccttgtctttGATTTTGGTGCTTGGGCGTCAGCAGAGGTGCTTGGCTAGTCCGGGCTGTGTTGGGGTGCTCTGCCCTGTGCCCGGCATTTCTTCCATCCCTCCGAGTTTTCTCCCTGGCCCTCTTTGCTCccgtttctgttttgtttggattttgggtgTGTGGATTCTGGATTTCGCATCAAATTTTCTCAGCTACTTGAAACCAGTGGGCTCCTTTATTGGGGGGATTTGGGGCAGCCCCTCATTTTATTGGCTCTGCTGTTTATGTACTTTCCGACAATGTACTTATGAGTTTTGATATGTTACAATGTTCACAGTTTTCCAGAACAGtgttttttaatgtgtttattcTCTGCatacctgtgtgtatgtgcagcGCCTGAGGTCGAATCTAAAGGttcacacacgcaaggcaagtgctctcccgcTGAGCCACCATATCTGACCTTTTggatgtattttttgtttgtttgtttggggctcacacccgggcgatgctcaggggttactcctggctctgcactcaggaattactcctggtcgtgctcaggggaccacatgggatgccagggatcaaacccgggtcggccgcgtgcaaggcaaatacccaacccattgtgctatcgctccagccctttgatgtatttttattttgttgctgctACTCTTGAGAAAAAACACACTCAGCGGTGTTAGGATCCAccagaaccacacctggtggtgctggtggtcaaACCCAGCGCCATGTACATGGTCAGTGTGTGCTTTACCTCTCTCTTGAGCCATGTCCCTGGCCCAACATTCTCTTTTAGgttgtttttcttaaatatataatttgttaatttattttgggcTTGGGGGCTGTATCTCATGATACTTGGGTTCTGGTTCGGCCTctttgctcagtggttactcccagtggtgcttgggggaccaagtggtgccTCTGTGGAAGGCCGTGCctcctgtcccatctctccaactctcattgtttgttttatcatttttgtttttgagggggttgAGGATGTACAGAGTCACACCCTGCCTCCTAGGTGCAAAGCCCCTTGTGCTACCTCCTGGCCAACTCAGCACTCTCTCTTGATTGGGAATCACAGAAGTTACAGTTCTTCCTTCACAGTCCATTGTCACTGAGTCACATGGTCCTACTTTGCATTATTTCGAattgtttatctctctttcttatcctttttttccccccttttctttttgggtcacacccagcgatactcagggattactcctggctctgcactcaggaattactcctggaggtgttcagggaccatatggatgcggggattgaacccgggtcagccacatgctaggcaaatgccctacccactctacaatctctctggcccctacccattttttgtttttttgtttttttttttaaatgtatgtgctTTTGTGAGTCATCTAAACACACAGAGAAGAGCTGGCCACAGCAGAAATGAAAGTGTCAGGAGAGCAGGACCCAGTTACAGTCATGGAATGGTctaagtagaaaagaaagaataagcgAGGATATGGTAAACACGGGTAGGAAGGATAATTTGCACATTTAGACTCAGGAAAGGAAGAGAATTGCTACTTAGTGGTCAATCATGATTCCAGAAGAATAATTCTctgaggtttttctctctccagatataatttttttatcatcCTCTACCCCGTGGGAGTGGCCGGGGAGCTGCTGACGATACATGCCGCCTTGCCTTACGTGAGGAAGTCGGGGATGTTCTCCATCAGGCTCCCCAATAAATACAACGTCTCTTTTGACTACTACTATTTCCTTCTTATAACCATGGCCTCGTACATCCCATGTGAGTATGCATCTCCTCGTACTTTGATTTCACCCGTGATCTGAGAGGTCCTGGAAGGCTCACATTCATTTGCTAAGGCAGGAGAGTAATAGCTTACCAATCTGCCAGCCTGCTCTCCATCCCACATTTATTCACAATTTGAAAGTCAGTCTGCCCAAAAAAGACAGTTTTCTTAGTTAAGAGAAGTTAATACACaacttttcaaaatgattttggAACAAGTTAGGGCCTAGGGGTGGAGCTTATTGATATAGCACAtgtattgcattttatttgtttttgtttggggagtcacatccagcaatgtgcagggattactcctggctctgcacccatgaaggtgcttgggcgaccatatgggatgccggagatcaaacccaggtcggccgcatgcaaggctaacactctacctgctgtactattgctctggccacatgTTATGCAATTTAAACACTTTGGGGTAGGGGTGTTTGCACcacttctgccagtgctcaggggctgtttctggctctttGTGAGTGTATCACTCCTGGCGACGTTCAGGGGAccctcagggatgccagggatcgaactggacATTCCTGCCTGTGAAACATGTGCTCAGTCCGTTAGAGTAATTTTTCTAATCATGTTTACTGAATTTTGATGTGATTTTgggatgcatgtgtgtgtgtatgtgtgtgtgtgtgtgtgtgtgtggtgtctggtACCTGGGTTGGaaccccaggcctcacacatccAGATCAAGTGCTTTACGATGTGACTCCAGCTCTCTGTCCCTGAAACCATCTCTGTTGACTGGATATTTGGGATAATCTGGGTCTTAGTTCTAGCCCAGAACAGCCTCACCTCAGGGAGCTGCTCAGAGTTACCCCACAATTCCACTGGCACCAGATCGTTTCTCTTAGTGCTGATTACATGTCACTAGTTTTTGCTGTGCCAAGGAGCCAACCTGGGGCCTGCCAATGCAtagctcatttattttaaagcaagatGGTTTTTCGGGGGGAGGATACTAATTATAAGGTGAGTGTGGGACTCTACGGAGAGTATATGTTCCAGAAAGAGCAGTTATGCATCCCATGGTGTCTCCAGAGTGAAGTGTCTCTAATTCAAACTTTTCAAGATATTTGTGGAGAATATCATTAGTAcataagttaatttttttgggggggaggcacatTTGGTAGCGTTTGGAGATGCTCCTGATGCAGTCCTCTGAAGTTCCCCCGgtgggtaccatgtggtgccaggaatagaacctgggattcctgcatgcaaaccacTTGCTCAACCCAATGACAGCGATAGTGCTGTCGCTTATCGTGGAAGATGTTACAGATCAAGAGGGTAAATGCACCATTTGAAACCTACCAGGCTAAGAAATGAGGCCAAGAGTCAAACTCAAGCTCCCGAGTCACTACtcagaatattttagaaatatcttAAATGCCAGTTagcttttaatataatttaattgctAGAGATGAGATTGGGTTTTCATGCTTACTTTTTATCAAGCTGGGTATACCTAGATTAAACGGATGAAATCTCTTGTGCATTTTTGCTCTGTTTGAATGGAGCTCTAAGAAATAGTTATTTAAGCTATGTAAGGAAGTGCAGGCTCCACGTGCACAAATGAAacgaaatataattatttaaagttgCAAGATATTCGGAGTTGTTTGGGTCATTCTGATCATCCTTTTCAGAGATAATTTTTACATTTCCATTATTTGTAGATGATAGTAATTGGTTCGTCCATCAATATTTACACTGTAGTCTAAAGCACTGATGCCAGTAGGCTCAAAATAATTCCCCAAATTGATAAGCCTGAATGATGCTTGTCTAACTGATCCAGAGACATTTGaaggtttatatacatatacacattcatcCTCTAAAAACCAGGCCCAGGGAAGAAATCCCAGACTATAAGGATCATCTGCTCTGGGACTGCAGTCCAGGGCCTGGTTTTAGAGGAAACTGCTCAGATGACTCCTCCAgactgctcccctcctcccttctagAACTTTCTGGAAGTCTGGAGTTAGTGGAGTTTGTACTTCTCCAATGGTACCCCCGTACTTCTGGTCACTGTTCTTCTGAGTATGTTCCCCTGAAATGAACAGTGTCACCTCGAGATTGGGGTGAACCCCATTTGGGGGTGTGGACGAAGCCTGGctatgtgtgcttatgtgtgctaGAATGTCCACACTTTAGTTCATAACCCCCACCGTGGTCCATTATGTCCACCAGTAGAACAGAGAAGGGTTCCTGTTCTTCCAAAGAGCTCATTTTGCAATTAGATGTGGCCCTCCAGGTCATCGTGAAGTTCAGGtttgctggaaaaaaaaacccaaaaacgtGTGGGGCAGTAAAATCCTTGGGCAGATGGTTTGTGGGCCCTTGTCTGTACCCGCTGGGATCACCAAAGTCTGTAAGTATTGAAGGTATTAGCAACCGTCATGCACCCCCTCCGATCTGCCCCACTGAGTGGTTTTCCAGTACAAATGACTCACACGATCACTCACCTCTCTGTTCTCTTCCCTCCCTGTAGTGTTTCCGCAACTCTACTTTCATATGTTACGTCAAAGAAGAAAGGTGCTTCACGGAGAGGTGGTGGTAGAAAAGGATGATTAAGTGATCCTTACCCACAAGGTGCTTTTCCAGAATAACCAGGATTACTTGAATCCACGTTTTCATAGCCAGAATAAACAACTTGAAACATAAAgcattgtattatttcttttttcttttcttagtcttttgttcttttctttgggccacacttggctatgctcagggcttactccaggctctgaactcagggattactcctggcaggctcagaggaccatctggagTACAAAGGACTCAaccccaagtcagccacgtgcaaggaaaacgctctacctgctggactattgctctggttcccaggggttgtgttatttttttaaatacatttctcaATGTTTGTTCTCACACCGTGCAGAATTCTGCTTCTGCAAAAATGATGCAAGTATTTATGATCAGATACTAGGAAGGGGATGATCCTTAAGAAAATAGCCAGAgaagatatcacagtgggtacggcacttgccctgcatgcagctaacccaggtttgatccctggcatcctacatggtgcagagctaggaataacccctgaccatcactgggtgtggccttaaaaaaaaagagagaagaaaagaaagtaagtgGCATATTAcctg includes:
- the HACD1 gene encoding very-long-chain (3R)-3-hydroxyacyl-CoA dehydratase 1 encodes the protein MASSEEDGSNGGSEAGDEREAAGRRRRLGWLARTWLTFYNIAMTAGWLVLAIAMARFYIEKGTHKGLYRSIQKTLKFFQTVALLEIVHCLIGIVPTSVLVTGVQVSSRIFMVWLITHSIKPIQNEESVVLFLVAWTVTEITRYSFYTFSLLDHLPYFIKWARYNFFIILYPVGVAGELLTIHAALPYVRKSGMFSIRLPNKYNVSFDYYYFLLITMASYIPLFPQLYFHMLRQRRKVLHGEVVVEKDD